A stretch of DNA from Acropora palmata chromosome 12, jaAcrPala1.3, whole genome shotgun sequence:
AAATTTCTGTGAATCAAAGGGCTATGAACGGAATTAGTGAGTCTCTCTAGTGACGATTTCGAGGAATCCTGGGACTCAAGCACCAtgttgtcatgtattcatctTTATTTTGTGCTTCATTatgtaatattttattttgagtgCGCACTGAGCAGTGCCAGTCCATGGTCCACAGTCTCCTGTCCGCAATCCATGTTTTATACTTATTGGTTataaaagggaaaattttCCGAATGACCTTTCGTTTTCCATATGCAAATCAATTCGTGGAAAGATACTAGAAACCAGTCAGAGTTTACTTAGTTTGCTTTGTACCACAGTAGCTGCAAATAAAACCAAGCGatcgtccatttgtttttgctgagAATCTTTCAATAACAGGTGAGTGCTAAATACCACTCAATTACTCGCAGTGTTTTGCAAACGAACTAAGGTTACAAAATTACCTTTTCGCGTCTGAAAAGCAAACCAATGAGGTTTTCAACGCAACGTTTTTACTGTCACGTGAAGAGGATTTGTAAAATTGTCAAGTCAAATGCTAAAAAATGATGAGCATAGATTTAAGCTCAGTCAAATCACTTTGATGAAACAAAAGTatagttttatcaaacgagttgatgaaggttcgctctgacaaagggctaacgctcgcaACGTTAGCTTTACAAATCTTTCAACATCTATCAACTCGttcgataaaaccaaatttttgtttcactcttccACTGACgtagtaccacagtttctcgAGAAACAAGATATCCACTTTTatgaaacgttttcaagtgTGGATCACGCTTTGAAAATTGCCGAACGAAATTCAATGCATCAGGCTCTCaatgattattttcaaaagtgtattttcttgtaatcATCAAGCCAGTTAGATTGTGTCgaatcattttgtttctcctaTGCATGTTATTCTAAGTTACAAATGGACATGCGGGCTTTTGTACCAACGTCGCAAAAATGTTGATGGAAACATGGTTGCAAACCATGATGATAAGAGGAAGTTATAGTCCGATAACAAATGATTTAGTTAGACGAGTCTAACTCAGCAATTCTCTTAAATCTTTATAAGTTTGCTTTAATCTcgttttgaagcaaagttgtTCTACTCTAAAAATCTTATGATTGCTAAATGCATGGTAATTCGGCATAAGTGTCTATCACGAGCGATGCTGCGTGACATGAAACTCTAACTACGTCACAAAAGAGTGAGTTCTAAGCCATTAGCGAAATCTATGCAACAGGGATCATTTCGAGAATTTAGACTtgagaatgaaagaaaagtgaaaaaactgAACAACCAAACcacgtttttaataaataagcAAGGACTTAGATGTTTTAGGAAAGAAACAATACACCATAGTgctaaaacaaaagagttttcgtctgtcattattattttattttctttattataaAGTCATTTTAACCCCCTCAATGCAGTTGGGCTCTACTCTGGCACAATTTTAAATACTTTTAAACTTCTTCGTTACTCAAATCAATTCGtcgaaagatatgagaagGTAACTACATTTGAGCGCACTTGCCTTTCTTTCAGCTGCCGTTACGTAGCTGCAACACAAACCAGTCGATCGtccgtttgtttttttgtttgtttgctttttttattttgagaatCTCTGAGTGCTAAAAAATGCACTACGATGAACAGCGTGCACTAGCATCGACTGAAACATTTGTCGTATAACCTACCTTTGTCTTCACAGTTAGTAGTGACTATATCGTGTGCACCTTTTCCCCAGAAGCAAACCTGAGATTATCAAGAACACAATCTcattaaaaagtaaaaagccTCATAATTTACAATTTCAATTCTCAGAATTGTGGAATACCACAATTTTATCCGTGGAAGTAAACAAACGCAAGTGCATGACTTCCGCCCCAAACGTTTCAACACAAGACGCCATAGAAGAAGTAgcaacaacaaaggaaattcCGAAAAGTTTTCACGCTGCCGTGGCGTCTGTGTCCGGCTTTGCCTGTTTGATATACATTCATTTACTTATCAATCTTTTTTAACAGTCTTGTCAAGAAGAATGGATGACAAGGCAGAAACAGAAAAAGCCTCTAACAATCACGGTGCAGATTTCCACTCACGGGGTGAATTAGGAAAAACCATTGAGTCTtatgaaaaagatttggaaattgcaatagaaatcggtgatcggctCAGAGAAGGAAACGCTTATGGAAATATCGGTAACGCTTACCGCTTACTGGGTGACTTACGAAGAGcaattgagtatcatgaaaagaaTTCGAGACTTGCAATAGAAATAGGTGATCGAGCTGGAGAAGGagaagcctatggaaatctcggttgcGCTTACGACTCAATGAGTGACTTCCacaaagccattgagtatcatgaaaaatatctgAAAATTGCCATAGAAATCGGTGACCTAGACGGAAAAGGACGGGCCAGTGGAGGCCTCGGTAATGCCTACGACTCACTAGGTGATttccaaaaagccattgagtatcatgaaaatgctttaaaaCTGGCAAAAGAAATCGATGATAAAGAAGGCGAAGGAgtagcctatggaaatctcggtaatgctttcttttcattgggtgacttccgaaaagccattgagtgtcatggaaaacatttgaaaattgcaatggaaatCGGTCTTCTAGGCGGAGAAGGAACGGCCTATGGAAAtatcggtaatgcttaccacgCACTGGCTGACTTTCAGAAAGCCATTGATTATCACCAAAGGGCCCTTGAAACTGCAATAGAAACCGCTGATCGAGAAGGAGAAGGAAtggcctatggaaatctcggcaaTGCTTGCAActcattgggtgacttccaAAAAGCTCTTGATTATCataaaaagcatttgaaaattgcaagaaaaatcGGTCATAGAGCCGGGGAAGGAAcggcctatggaaatctcggttatACGTACCGTTCACTGGGTAATttccaaaaagccattgaatatcatgaaaaagatttgaaaattgcagtaGAGATCGGTGATAGGGCCGGAGAAGGCACGGcgtatggaaatctcggttatGCTTATCgttcactgggtgacttccgacAAGCTATCAAATATCATGaagaacatttgaaaattgcaaaaggaatcggtgatcgggccggagaaggaaaagcctatggaaatctcggtaatgcttaccagtcactgggagATTTCCGGAAAGCTATTGAATATCATGaagaacatttgaaaattgcaaaaaaagtcggtgatcgggccggagaaggaagagcttaTGGAAGTCTTGGTAATGCGTACCAGTCagtgggtgactatcaaaaagccattgattatcatgaaaaacgtttgaaaattgcaagagaaatcggtgatcgggccggagcaGGAGCaacctatggaaatctcggtattgtcTACAAGTCACTGCGTGACTATAGAAAAGCCactgagtatcatgaaaaagatttgaacattgcaaaagaaatcggtgatcgggctggagaaggagcagcctatggaaatctcggtaatgcttacaagtcacagggtgactatcgaaaagctattgagtatcatgaaaaacgtttaagaattgcaaaagaaatcggtgatcgggctggagaaggaagagcctatgggaatctcggtaatgcttactaTTCACTAAATGACTATCAAgaggccattgagtatcatgaaaaacgtttaaaaatttcaaaagaaatcggtgatcgggctggagaaagAAGAGACTacggaaatctcggtaatgcttacgagTCACTGGGCGACTATCGAAAGGcgattgagtatcatgaaaaacatttgataaTAGCAAacgaaatcggtgatcgggccggagaaggagagGGGTGTGGATATCTCGGTAATGCATATCAgacactgggtgactatcgaaaagctaTTGAGTACAATGAAAAACGTCTAAagattgcaaaagaaatcggtgatcgggccggagaagggcgagcctatggaaatctcggtaatgcttaccaggcACTGGGTGAgaatcgaaaagccattgagtatcatgaaaaagatttaaaaattgcaatggaaatcgttgatcgggctggagaaggagcagcctatggaaatctcggtaatgcctaCAATTCACTGGGTCACTctggaaaagccattgagtatcatgaaaaacatttgaaaactgcaaaagaaatcggtgatcgggccggagaaggagcagcctgtggaaatctcggtacTGCTTACCATTccctgggtgactatcgaaaagccattgagtatcatggagaagatttgaaaattgcaataaatatcggtgatcgggctggcgaaggagcagcctatggaaatcttggtaatgcttacaagtcactgggtgaccaTAGAAAAGCCACTGAGTATCATgaacaacatttgaaaattgcaaaagaaatcggtgatcgagccggagaaggagcagcctgtggaaatctcggtacTAATTACCAGTCACtcggtgactatcgaaaagccattgagtatcatgaaaaacttttaaaagctgcaaaagaaatcggtgatcaggacggagaaggaagagcctatggaaatctcgctACTGCTTACCAGTCgttgggtgactatcgaaaagtcattgagtatcatgaaaaagatttgaaaattgcaatagaaatcggcgATCGGCCTGGAGAAGGAGCatcctatggaaatcttggtaatgcttacaagtcactgagTGAccaaaaaaaagccattgagtatcatgaaaaacatttgaaaattgcaaaagaaatcggtgatcgggccggagtaggaggagcctatggaagtctcggtactGCTTACCAggcactgggtgactatcgagaagctattgagtatcatgaaaaacgtttgaaaattgcaaaggaaatcgatgatcgggctggagaaggaagagcctatggtaatctcggtattgcttaccagtcactgggtgactatcgaaaggccattgagtatcataaaaaacgtttgaaaattgcaaaagaaatcggtgatcaggctggagaaggaagagcctatggtaatctcggtaatgcttaccagtcactgggtgactatcgaaaagccattgagtatcatgaaaaacgtttgaaaaatgcagaagaaatcggtgatcgggctagagaaggagcagcctatggaaatctcggtaatacttaccagtcactgggtgactatcgaaaagccattgagtatcatgaaaaacgttcgAAAATTGCAggagaaatcggtgatcgggccggagaaggaagagcgtatggaaatctcggtaatgcttaccagtcactgggtgactatcgaaaagccaccgagtatcatgaaaaacatttgaaaattgcaaaagaaatcggtgattgGGCCGGAGAGGGGGCAGcgtatggaaatctcggtactTCTttccagtcactgggtgactatgaaaaagccattgagtatcttgaaaaacgtttgaaaatttcaaatcggTGATCAGACCTGAggaggaagagcctatggaagccttgttaatgcctaccagtcactgggtgactatggaAAAGCTATTGAATATCAGGAAAATCATTCGAAAATTGCAAAGGAAATTAGTGAttgggccggagaaggaagagcctatggataTCTCGATACTGTTTAGTAGTCATCGGGTACCTAGGGAAAaaccattgagtatcatgagaaaGATTTGATAATTGTGATAGAGATTATTGACCGGGGCGGAGAAGCAAGAGCTTATCACAACATTGGAAATggatactttttcttttccctatGGGACATAAGCAAACCAGACATCGAAACTTTCATTGAAGAAGCAAACTTAGATCACCCTACTATTAAATTCACGACCGAAATATCCGACACTGAGACTGTGTTTTTAGACACAATTGTATACAAAGGCACAAGATTCAACGCAAAATCGATCCTTGATGTTAAgacacattttaaaaaaacggAAACCTTCCAGTACACAGATTTCACCTCTTGTCACCCACCAAGTGTTAAAAAAGGATTTGTCAAAGGGGAAGCCTTTAGAATCCTACAAACAAACTCCTCAGAAACTACGTTTGGGgataacatttcaaatttcaaaaaacgacctatTGACAGAGGTTACCCACAAGCTCTGATAGAAAACCTTCTATCAGATATTAAGTTCACAGAGAGGGAGAGTGCACCCCTTAAACAcaacaaggagaaaaaagaaacattgccTTTCGTGACACAGTACCAGCCCTCAGGTCTACTTTAAAAGAAGTTCTAATGAAAAAATGGAATCTTATACAAAACCAACCGTTATTTCGCCAAAATGTTAAAGAACCACCTATCATTTCttacaagaaaggaaaatccCTAAAAGACATGCTCGTCAGAGCAAATATACAAAAGGTCTACGCAAGGTTTCACGTACAGTCGGTACGGATGTGCGGCCTGTCAACCCTTGCATcctttcgttttgttttgtagtgTCCACATAATGACTAACAATTTTAAAGGCGTTAAAAGTGAATACGAAATTGATATTGcaattagtaatggtaataacactgagtggagtacaattcagggagtaatcgggcgagtgatttcaaatcagtcGAGCGGGTAGCGCGaggttgatttgaaatttcgaGCACGACTACCGCTGAAGTGTACGGCACGAAATcttattaccaattaattgtgCCCATAACAAAATGTGAGAAACTCTCTAagtcattggttgaaaacagGCAATCAAACTAACTATAAGGGAAACATATCTGAATAAAAGTCATAAGACCAGTTAATTTCGTCcaactttgttttcaatctgtcGATCTGCTCAAGTAAGAAATTGCCCttgtttttgattggcttcGTTTACAACATACAGCGCATACAACGAATACAGGTCGAATGGCATCAATTTAAAAAACCGACATGATCTGATTTACggcttactgtagtttgcgaaacgaaatgggacgaaacgaaatggaaatctgtagtttgcgaaatgaaaatctgtagtttgcgaaatgaaaatctgtagatttctacagattttcatttcgcaaactacagatttccatttcgtttcgtcccatttcgtttcgttccatttcgtttcgtcccatttcgtttcgcaaactacagtaagccCTGATGTACCGATGATTCGACTTGCACAACAGTATGCGGCACTTATCACGTGCAGATAAAATGACCAACGGAAAAATCCGTTACAATGTACGCTCTTTGTATTCAAATTCTGCGCGCAAAATATAACATATCAGCATACGCTGTAACGAACTTTTCCgttggttattttattttaaagttaacAACTGTTGAGTGTTCCCCGAAGTGAAGGTCGTTAGTGAGTGGATCCGCCACGAGCCACTGACACGGAAGTGAAAACTGAGTTGTTTCACTAATAGACTAAAATAAGTGAGATAATATTGCGTTTATGATTTTGGACACATTTGTTCCCGTCAACGATTAGAAATTTTCGCGCGCATTTGCTTGGAGGTGAACAGCAATTGCTATCCCATGGTTTAGAAGCCAACCAGAGAGCGCGTAcactgttttagtatatactcaaTATGCATAGGATCACAACCAGCCGTCCTTGCCTGGCCAAAACCCGAGTAGTTCTGTGCCAAGCGTTTACATGAATACTGCACCCCTTCCCGAATGACACCCAAAGTGATTGAGCATCAAATATACACAGaaacttttggaaatttgagTGAAAGATTCGGAGGATAATTTCCCTCTTCATTCGTTCTCCTGGAACCGCCCCTGAGTTCGGCCAAAGTTGTGTCGCCACGCGGGCTTTCTCCTATTGAAGAATCTTCCAGTGTCAGTAAGCGTAGTAAGCCAAGTAAGACATACTCTTCTCTGTAAAGGTAATAAACAGCCATTAACACCCAACTTGTTAGTCAACAAAATATGgcgacaaaacatctttcgcttgTTAAAGCTGGACAAAACGCGATTCTGCCgccattgttttggtttttgaagcCAGcttttttcgctactagtgggctataacatatagcctaggaGTAGCTCAATCAAtaagaacgcagcattgataatagaccactagttggatctTACTAATACCTCATATTATTTTGGTTCTGAACAATATAAGTTCCTCACTGACAGGTAATTCTGTTAGCAAGATGTACCTTATGTACTGTACATGCGTAGGCTCATGTCAAaggaaattgttttctttgaatctCCACGGATGAAGGTTTGCCTGGtttgatatttttaatttttgttagtACTGGTACAATTGGGAGTGCCTGGTTATTATgagcaaaattatttgaatgttTTGCTATATAATTGCATCTTTTCCAGCCTCACTATTATTAAACTTAATGTACACAATATTTGTCTTTGtagtaatgtaatgtaatgtattgtatttatataccgcacatatcactttcgtctcatggcggtttacaattcttattgaaaggaaatcaaatcaacattattCAAATCACTAATTTACAACCGTCTTTCTACAAAtcagatcaaatcaaatcaaatgttggtttttggtcagaggggaaaaccggagtacccgggggaaaacctctcatagcagagtagagaaccaacaaactcaatccacgtaTGACGCtgagtgcggaaatcgaacctgggccacattggtggaaggcaagtgctctcaccactaggccaaccctgccaccaaGTAGTATTTCCATTAACTTCAATCTTAATTACGGTTCCCTTCTGACCATTTATCAGTCTATCAGTACCGTCTATGCTTGTTGTTAAACTAACTCTACAACCTTCCTATATTGAGATGTGATAGTCTAGTCCACTTGTTTCAGACCTGCTTCTTGCCAGAACTCTGTCAATATCTTGTTTGCTGACATGTGGTGGATATTAGTCAATTGATGTAAAGTTCAATGTTGTGCTGGTATTTGATTGAGTCTGGTTACATTGTATTCATTAACAGGTTGATTGTCTGCCCAAATATGGAGAGCAGCTTGTGATAGTTAGAGTCAGATGGTGAAATTGATCTTGGCTGAATGCAATGGGTTCCTgttctgggcccagttgttcaaagcccgattaagctaatcctggattagtggaaattttaattgtcatttattGACGGTTTAAAGGAgcatttttcacaagattaatgtttaagaaaaaaaatttggaatttataa
This window harbors:
- the LOC141860374 gene encoding uncharacterized protein LOC141860374; protein product: MDDKAETEKASNNHGADFHSRGELGKTIESYEKDLEIAIEIGDRLREGNAYGNIGNAYRLLGDLRRAIEYHEKNSRLAIEIGDRAGEGEAYGNLGCAYDSMSDFHKAIEYHEKYLKIAIEIGDLDGKGRASGGLGNAYDSLGDFQKAIEYHENALKLAKEIDDKEGEGVAYGNLGNAFFSLGDFRKAIECHGKHLKIAMEIGLLGGEGTAYGNIGNAYHALADFQKAIDYHQRALETAIETADREGEGMAYGNLGNACNSLGDFQKALDYHKKHLKIARKIGHRAGEGTAYGNLGYTYRSLGNFQKAIEYHEKDLKIAVEIGDRAGEGTAYGNLGYAYRSLGDFRQAIKYHEEHLKIAKGIGDRAGEGKAYGNLGNAYQSLGDFRKAIEYHEEHLKIAKKVGDRAGEGRAYGSLGNAYQSVGDYQKAIDYHEKRLKIAREIGDRAGAGATYGNLGIVYKSLRDYRKATEYHEKDLNIAKEIGDRAGEGAAYGNLGNAYKSQGDYRKAIEYHEKRLRIAKEIGDRAGEGRAYGNLGNAYYSLNDYQEAIEYHEKRLKISKEIGDRAGERRDYGNLGNAYESLGDYRKAIEYHEKHLIIANEIGDRAGEGEGCGYLGNAYQTLGDYRKAIEYNEKRLKIAKEIGDRAGEGRAYGNLGNAYQALGENRKAIEYHEKDLKIAMEIVDRAGEGAAYGNLGNAYNSLGHSGKAIEYHEKHLKTAKEIGDRAGEGAACGNLGTAYHSLGDYRKAIEYHGEDLKIAINIGDRAGEGAAYGNLGNAYKSLGDHRKATEYHEQHLKIAKEIGDRAGEGAACGNLGTNYQSLGDYRKAIEYHEKLLKAAKEIGDQDGEGRAYGNLATAYQSLGDYRKVIEYHEKDLKIAIEIGDRPGEGASYGNLGNAYKSLSDQKKAIEYHEKHLKIAKEIGDRAGVGGAYGSLGTAYQALGDYREAIEYHEKRLKIAKEIDDRAGEGRAYGNLGIAYQSLGDYRKAIEYHKKRLKIAKEIGDQAGEGRAYGNLGNAYQSLGDYRKAIEYHEKRLKNAEEIGDRAREGAAYGNLGNTYQSLGDYRKAIEYHEKRSKIAGEIGDRAGEGRAYGNLGNAYQSLGDYRKATEYHEKHLKIAKEIGDWAGEGAAYGNLGTSFQSLGDYEKAIEYLEKRLKISNR